From Flavobacterium arcticum, the proteins below share one genomic window:
- a CDS encoding peptidylprolyl isomerase: MKPMTSLFLSVFALLFSCKNTGDTQSYGKLEDGMYAKIETNKGNILLVLEFEKTPLTVANFVSLAEGDNDMVSEDLKDKPFYDGLKFHRVIKDFMIQTGDPKGDGSGGPGYKFPDEITDLKHDKGGILSMANAGSGTNGSQFFITHKATPHLDGKHTVFGHVIEGMDVVNLIEQDDIIKSVKIIRVGRDAKKFKAAKIFKNTLEDAIKAQKEEEEAANKVKAEKAAYFAKLKESGTTTSSGLTYVIIEKGNGQKPNIGTTVDLDYSGFLENGFLFDSSIAEVAKKFGNYIPQKDAAGAYKPIPFKVGTKSGMIPGFIEGIEQMGLGDKAIIFIPAHLGYGERGNPRGKIPGNATIVFELEMMESTPATN; this comes from the coding sequence ATGAAACCAATGACAAGTCTTTTTTTAAGTGTATTTGCCCTTTTATTTTCGTGTAAAAACACTGGAGATACACAATCTTACGGAAAACTAGAAGATGGTATGTATGCCAAAATAGAAACGAATAAAGGAAATATATTATTAGTATTAGAGTTTGAAAAAACACCTCTTACAGTAGCCAACTTTGTGAGTCTTGCTGAAGGAGATAATGACATGGTTAGCGAAGATTTGAAAGACAAACCTTTCTATGATGGGCTTAAATTTCACCGTGTTATTAAAGATTTTATGATACAAACTGGCGACCCAAAAGGAGATGGTTCTGGCGGACCTGGATATAAATTTCCTGATGAAATAACCGATTTAAAACACGATAAAGGAGGCATCTTATCTATGGCTAATGCAGGATCTGGTACTAATGGTAGTCAATTTTTTATAACTCATAAAGCAACTCCTCACCTTGACGGAAAACATACTGTATTTGGACATGTAATAGAAGGTATGGATGTAGTAAACCTAATAGAGCAAGACGATATAATAAAATCTGTTAAGATAATTCGTGTAGGACGCGATGCTAAAAAATTTAAAGCTGCAAAAATATTTAAAAACACTCTAGAGGATGCTATAAAGGCACAAAAAGAAGAAGAAGAAGCTGCTAACAAAGTAAAAGCAGAGAAAGCTGCCTATTTTGCGAAACTAAAAGAAAGTGGTACTACTACAAGCTCTGGTTTAACGTATGTTATTATAGAAAAGGGTAACGGACAAAAACCAAACATTGGTACTACAGTAGATCTTGATTATTCAGGATTTCTTGAAAATGGTTTCTTATTCGATTCAAGTATTGCAGAGGTTGCCAAAAAATTTGGTAATTATATTCCACAAAAAGATGCCGCTGGTGCTTATAAGCCAATACCTTTTAAGGTAGGTACAAAATCAGGTATGATACCTGGTTTTATAGAAGGTATAGAGCAAATGGGACTAGGCGATAAAGCAATTATATTTATACCTGCTCATTTAGGATATGGCGAAAGAGGTAACCCTAGGGGTAAAATACCAGGAAATGCTACTATAGTATTTGAGCTTGAAATGATGGAAAGCACACCTGCTACTAATTAA
- the gldI gene encoding gliding motility-associated peptidyl-prolyl isomerase GldI, with protein MRKVFLTALFLMGIVLTGCSQQQQARRPVSRTSGSAFIDKSVERNRKLIAEEEAIIDSIIKSNPHIDYIASDKGYWYHYEVKNTQDTVTPKRGDVAFFNYDVKDLNGNTIYSEAELRPQTYYVDKENIMMGLRSGIKLMREGEKVTFLFPSNMGYGYHGDNNKIGVNQPLVCTVTLSDIKPETEVKE; from the coding sequence ATGAGGAAGGTTTTTTTAACAGCTCTATTTTTAATGGGCATAGTACTTACAGGATGCTCACAACAACAGCAAGCCAGACGACCAGTGTCTAGAACTTCGGGTTCTGCATTTATAGATAAATCTGTAGAGCGTAATAGAAAACTTATTGCTGAAGAAGAAGCTATTATTGACTCTATTATTAAAAGCAATCCGCATATTGATTATATTGCTTCAGATAAAGGTTATTGGTATCACTATGAAGTAAAAAACACGCAAGATACTGTTACACCAAAAAGAGGTGATGTTGCTTTTTTTAATTATGATGTTAAAGACCTTAATGGCAATACTATATATAGCGAAGCAGAATTGCGTCCGCAAACCTATTATGTAGATAAAGAGAATATAATGATGGGACTTCGTAGCGGTATTAAACTAATGAGAGAAGGCGAAAAGGTTACTTTTCTATTCCCTTCTAATATGGGGTATGGTTATCATGGTGATAATAACAAAATTGGTGTAAACCAGCCTTTAGTATGTACCGTTACTCTTAGTGATATAAAACCTGAAACTGAAGTAAAAGAATAA
- a CDS encoding helix-turn-helix domain-containing protein — protein MVENNYRKHHEVQYYASALNKSPKTLANVFALYGKKTPLQIIQERVVNEAKRLLYYTDKSIKEIAVETGFEDTSHFSRFFKKQTSFTPTEFKNSIKKVE, from the coding sequence ATGGTAGAAAATAATTATCGTAAGCATCATGAAGTGCAGTATTATGCCTCGGCACTCAATAAATCGCCAAAAACACTAGCTAATGTATTTGCATTGTATGGTAAAAAGACACCTTTACAAATTATTCAAGAGCGAGTAGTAAACGAAGCAAAACGACTATTATATTATACTGACAAATCTATAAAAGAAATTGCAGTCGAAACAGGTTTTGAAGACACTTCACATTTTAGTCGTTTTTTTAAAAAACAGACCTCTTTTACCCCTACTGAGTTTAAAAACAGCATAAAAAAGGTAGAATAA
- a CDS encoding DUF3820 family protein has translation MEPISTKQQKEFLIKLAHTKMPFGKYEGRYLIDLPEYYVVWYSNKGFPKGQLGQQLQLVYELKVNGLENIVRNIKAQYNKP, from the coding sequence TTGGAACCGATCTCTACTAAGCAACAAAAAGAATTTTTAATAAAACTAGCGCATACTAAAATGCCTTTTGGTAAATATGAAGGGCGTTACCTTATAGATTTGCCTGAATATTATGTAGTATGGTATAGTAACAAGGGTTTCCCTAAAGGACAGTTAGGGCAGCAGTTACAATTAGTATACGAGCTAAAAGTTAACGGACTAGAAAATATAGTGCGAAATATTAAAGCACAATATAATAAACCATAA
- the guaA gene encoding glutamine-hydrolyzing GMP synthase — protein sequence MQHNVLILDFGSQYTQLIARRVRELNIFCEIFPYNNPPTDLSTYKAVILSGSPFSVRAEDAPHPDLSEIRGKLPLLAVCYGAQYLAHFHGGEVAPSNTREYGRANLSYLKEQEPFLDGVQAGSQVWMSHSDTIKQLPTNGIKLASTKDVENAAYRIDGEDTYAIQFHPEVYHSTDGKQILENFLVNIAEVPQNFTPDTFVEDIVQELKGKIQNDKVVLGLSGGVDSTVAAVLLHKAIGANLYCIFVNNGLLRKNEFESVLHQYKDMGLNVKGVDASDRFLSQLAGVDDPETKRKIIGRVFIEVFDDEAHQLTDVKWLAQGTIYPDVIESVSVKGPSATIKSHHNVGGLPDFMKLQVVEPLRMLFKDEVRRVGASLGIDPELLGRHPFPGPGLSIRILGDITPEKVRILQEVDAIFIEGLKSHGLYNQVWQAGAILLPVNSVGVMGDERTYEKVVALRAVESTDGMTADWVHLPYDFLMKISNEIINKVKGVNRVVYDISSKPPATIEWE from the coding sequence ATGCAACACAACGTACTAATTTTAGATTTCGGATCGCAATACACACAACTTATTGCGCGAAGGGTTCGCGAGTTAAATATCTTTTGCGAAATTTTCCCTTATAATAACCCTCCAACTGATTTATCCACCTACAAAGCTGTAATACTTTCGGGTAGTCCTTTCTCTGTAAGAGCAGAAGATGCACCGCATCCTGACCTTTCAGAAATTCGAGGAAAACTACCATTACTTGCAGTTTGTTATGGAGCGCAATATCTAGCTCATTTTCATGGCGGAGAAGTAGCACCTAGTAACACACGTGAGTATGGGCGTGCTAACCTTTCGTACCTAAAAGAACAAGAACCTTTTCTTGATGGTGTGCAGGCAGGTAGTCAAGTATGGATGAGTCATAGCGATACCATTAAACAACTACCCACGAATGGGATAAAACTTGCAAGTACTAAAGATGTAGAGAATGCTGCTTATAGAATAGATGGCGAAGATACCTATGCTATACAGTTTCACCCAGAGGTGTATCACTCTACAGATGGTAAGCAAATACTAGAGAACTTCCTTGTAAATATAGCCGAAGTACCTCAAAACTTTACCCCAGACACTTTTGTAGAAGATATTGTACAGGAATTAAAAGGTAAAATACAAAATGATAAAGTAGTACTTGGGCTTTCGGGCGGAGTAGATTCTACCGTGGCAGCAGTATTGCTACACAAAGCAATAGGGGCTAATTTATATTGTATTTTTGTAAATAACGGATTACTGCGCAAAAACGAATTTGAAAGCGTATTGCACCAGTATAAAGATATGGGCTTGAATGTGAAAGGTGTCGATGCATCTGACCGTTTCTTGTCGCAATTAGCAGGAGTTGACGACCCTGAAACAAAACGTAAAATTATAGGTCGTGTTTTTATAGAGGTGTTTGATGATGAAGCGCACCAACTTACTGATGTAAAATGGTTAGCGCAAGGTACTATATACCCAGATGTCATTGAGTCGGTTTCTGTAAAAGGACCATCGGCAACTATAAAATCACACCATAACGTGGGTGGTTTGCCTGATTTTATGAAACTACAGGTTGTAGAACCGTTACGTATGCTTTTTAAAGATGAAGTACGTCGTGTAGGAGCATCACTAGGTATAGACCCTGAACTGCTGGGTAGACATCCTTTTCCTGGACCAGGGTTATCTATAAGAATATTAGGAGACATCACTCCCGAAAAAGTACGTATTTTACAAGAAGTAGATGCAATATTTATTGAAGGACTGAAATCGCACGGACTTTACAACCAAGTATGGCAGGCAGGTGCAATATTACTTCCTGTAAACAGCGTTGGGGTAATGGGAGACGAGCGAACCTATGAAAAAGTAGTAGCACTTAGAGCAGTAGAGTCTACTGATGGTATGACGGCGGACTGGGTACACTTACCTTACGATTTTCTTATGAAGATATCAAATGAAATAATTAATAAAGTAAAAGGTGTTAATAGAGTGGTATATGATATTAGTTCTAAACCACCTGCTACTATTGAATGGGAATAA
- a CDS encoding LysM peptidoglycan-binding domain-containing protein has translation MKTRLVLFLALLLFSTVAFSQEYKKHTVTKGETVRDIAKKYKVTPYDIHRLNPDAKNGVKDNMVLLIPTQGAVVPPVLPKEQPTKVVNTIHVLQPSETFYSLSKKYNVAVVDIEKANPHTSIDDLQIGQEIVIPIKGSTVAAQVKKVEKVDAKENVDAYIYHTVVVGETKYSIARDFGMTLQLLEELNPEVKDLLPLGYELKLVNKKIVNNQTVITTIVSDPNYMTYIVRPKETFYNLGKKTGLTEEEIIALNPDAKEGLKEGMELKLPKAKTVNDTIVITDIKVIDLKTTLVRSMPKEIALLIPFNLERVETDTVRAQLLRNDKFLNITLDFYAGALVAIDSAEALGLPLRVKILDAKETRNTSDIAAIKSSLYNTDVVIGPFFPNNVETAASILGNVPVISPLSKEYSKQYPNLFQSIPSPNDAKKALLDYLTAQGGNILAITDAKKASSRQYLREKYPTVKMVALNAEGKIDVAVLKAMMIKGTTNYVLLETERTAMAINVTKLLADLLPEYAIQLAVPENNEIFENAEIPISRLTDLKMIYPSVTNDSKTEQEQLFVKKFKEKNGYVPNQFATRGFDVTFDIILRLFQPELFATVMDTVTTEQVDNKFSYKLENGGYRNTGIYIMQFDDNFTIKQAGAKPINPYTTLPILKQGE, from the coding sequence ATGAAAACAAGGTTAGTTTTATTTTTAGCATTACTACTTTTCTCAACAGTAGCTTTTTCTCAGGAGTATAAAAAACACACTGTAACTAAAGGGGAAACAGTAAGAGACATTGCAAAAAAATATAAAGTTACACCTTATGATATACACAGGTTAAACCCTGATGCTAAAAATGGTGTTAAAGATAATATGGTTTTGCTTATACCTACACAAGGAGCTGTAGTGCCACCAGTTTTGCCAAAAGAACAACCAACAAAAGTGGTAAATACAATTCATGTATTACAACCATCAGAAACATTTTATAGCCTTTCAAAAAAATATAATGTAGCTGTTGTTGATATTGAAAAAGCAAACCCTCATACAAGTATAGATGATTTACAAATAGGGCAAGAAATAGTTATCCCTATAAAAGGTAGTACTGTTGCTGCACAGGTTAAAAAAGTAGAAAAAGTTGATGCTAAAGAGAATGTTGATGCTTATATATATCATACTGTTGTTGTAGGAGAAACAAAATACTCTATAGCACGTGATTTTGGTATGACACTACAACTGCTTGAAGAGTTAAACCCAGAGGTAAAAGATTTATTGCCGCTAGGTTATGAGCTAAAACTGGTAAATAAAAAAATAGTAAACAATCAAACGGTTATTACCACTATAGTCTCAGACCCTAACTACATGACATATATTGTAAGACCAAAAGAAACATTTTATAACCTTGGTAAGAAAACAGGTCTTACCGAAGAGGAGATAATAGCGCTTAACCCTGATGCAAAAGAAGGGCTTAAAGAAGGTATGGAGTTAAAACTACCTAAAGCTAAAACGGTAAACGATACAATAGTAATAACAGATATAAAAGTCATTGACTTAAAAACAACATTAGTTAGGTCTATGCCTAAAGAAATAGCCTTACTAATACCTTTTAATCTTGAAAGAGTAGAGACTGATACAGTAAGAGCGCAATTACTTAGAAACGATAAATTCCTTAATATAACCCTCGATTTTTATGCGGGAGCACTTGTGGCTATAGACTCTGCAGAAGCATTAGGACTACCATTAAGAGTAAAAATATTAGACGCAAAAGAAACAAGAAATACATCAGATATTGCAGCTATAAAAAGCAGTCTTTATAATACTGATGTGGTAATAGGTCCTTTTTTTCCTAATAATGTAGAAACAGCAGCATCTATATTAGGTAATGTACCTGTAATATCGCCACTGTCTAAAGAGTATAGTAAGCAATACCCTAATCTTTTTCAGTCTATACCATCTCCTAATGACGCTAAAAAAGCATTATTAGATTATCTTACTGCGCAAGGAGGGAATATATTAGCCATTACAGATGCCAAAAAAGCAAGTTCTAGACAATATCTGAGAGAAAAATATCCAACAGTAAAAATGGTTGCTCTTAACGCCGAAGGAAAGATTGATGTGGCGGTATTAAAAGCAATGATGATAAAAGGTACAACAAATTATGTACTACTAGAAACAGAGCGTACTGCTATGGCTATAAATGTCACAAAATTACTTGCCGATTTGCTTCCTGAATATGCTATACAGCTTGCAGTGCCAGAAAATAATGAAATATTTGAAAATGCCGAAATACCAATTAGTAGGCTTACTGATTTAAAAATGATATATCCTTCTGTAACAAATGATAGCAAAACAGAGCAAGAGCAATTGTTTGTGAAAAAATTTAAGGAGAAAAATGGCTATGTGCCAAATCAGTTTGCAACAAGAGGTTTTGATGTGACTTTCGATATTATATTACGACTGTTTCAGCCAGAGTTGTTTGCGACGGTAATGGATACTGTAACAACAGAACAAGTAGATAATAAATTTTCATATAAATTAGAAAATGGAGGTTACCGCAATACAGGTATATATATCATGCAGTTTGACGACAATTTTACCATAAAACAAGCTGGTGCAAAACCTATAAACCCCTATACTACATTACCTATATTAAAACAAGGAGAATAA
- a CDS encoding OsmC family protein — protein sequence MTSKVTYLGNLRTSSVHLQSGNEILSDAPLDNNGKGEAFSPTDTVANGLASCMLTVMGIKAGDMSVNIEGSIAEVTKYMQSEPRRISKIEVVFTMKSDADEKARTILERTALTCPVHKSLHPDIEKDVTFNW from the coding sequence ATGACATCAAAAGTAACCTATCTTGGCAATTTAAGAACATCATCTGTACACCTACAATCAGGTAATGAAATACTATCAGACGCCCCATTAGATAATAATGGTAAAGGCGAAGCCTTTTCACCTACCGATACTGTAGCTAACGGGCTGGCAAGTTGTATGCTTACCGTTATGGGGATAAAAGCCGGCGATATGAGTGTTAATATAGAAGGCTCTATAGCTGAGGTTACAAAATATATGCAATCAGAACCTCGTAGAATATCTAAAATAGAAGTAGTATTTACTATGAAATCTGATGCTGATGAAAAAGCAAGAACAATATTAGAAAGAACTGCTTTAACTTGCCCAGTACATAAAAGCTTGCACCCAGATATTGAAAAAGATGTAACTTTTAATTGGTAA
- a CDS encoding DHH family phosphoesterase, protein MMIKEDIEAIKALLASPKKIVITMHRNPDGDAMGSTLGLYHFLKQKGHQPTVIAPNEFPDFLQWLPGSENVIVFERENDTAVKILDEAEIIFTLDFNTLGRTGDSMQKVLEKLDKTYIMIDHHQKPDDYAQYIFSDTSYGSTCEMIYHFMHSLGEGNTLNKTIATCLYTGIVTDSGSFRYPSTTGTTHRVVADFIDLGIDNSKIHSLLFDNNSANRIHILARALQNMTVLPEHKTSYSYLSQEELSSLGNTKGDTEGIVNYGLSIKNIMFTAFFTENKDEGIVKISFRSKEGFDVNQYAREHFSGGGHINAAGGKSTELLEATIQKFIATLANIKID, encoded by the coding sequence ATGATGATAAAAGAAGATATAGAGGCGATTAAAGCATTACTAGCCTCTCCTAAAAAAATTGTAATAACCATGCACCGCAACCCTGACGGTGATGCAATGGGCTCTACGTTAGGATTATACCATTTTTTAAAACAAAAAGGGCATCAGCCTACCGTTATAGCTCCCAATGAGTTTCCTGATTTCTTACAATGGTTACCAGGATCGGAAAATGTAATTGTTTTTGAAAGAGAAAATGATACTGCGGTAAAAATACTAGATGAAGCCGAAATAATTTTTACACTCGATTTTAATACCCTTGGTCGTACAGGTGATTCTATGCAAAAAGTATTAGAAAAACTAGACAAGACCTATATAATGATAGACCATCATCAAAAACCTGATGATTATGCTCAATATATATTCTCTGATACTAGCTATGGCTCTACCTGCGAAATGATATATCATTTCATGCATAGTTTGGGCGAAGGCAATACTTTAAATAAAACTATTGCAACCTGCTTATATACGGGTATTGTTACCGATTCTGGCTCATTTCGATACCCATCTACTACAGGAACTACACACCGTGTAGTTGCCGATTTTATAGACTTAGGAATAGACAATAGTAAAATTCACAGTTTATTATTTGATAACAATTCGGCAAATAGAATACATATTTTGGCAAGGGCTTTGCAGAACATGACTGTATTGCCAGAGCATAAAACATCATATAGTTATCTTAGCCAAGAAGAATTATCTAGCCTAGGAAATACTAAAGGTGATACAGAGGGTATTGTAAACTATGGCCTTAGTATAAAAAATATTATGTTTACTGCTTTCTTTACCGAAAATAAAGATGAAGGTATTGTAAAAATATCTTTCCGATCTAAAGAAGGCTTCGATGTAAATCAATATGCTCGTGAGCATTTTAGTGGCGGAGGGCATATTAATGCAGCAGGTGGTAAATCGACTGAATTACTCGAAGCTACTATCCAAAAATTTATTGCTACTTTAGCAAACATAAAAATTGATTGA
- a CDS encoding CTP synthase: MNQTKYIFVTGGVTSSLGKGIIAASLAKLLQARGYRTTIQKFDPYINVDPGTLNPYEHGECYVTDDGAETDLDLGHYERFLNVPTSQANNVTTGRVYLSVIEKERRGEFLGKTVQVVPHITNEIKDRMQQLGHSGDYDIVITEIGGTVGDIESLPYIESVRQLVWELGENNGIVIHLTLVPFLAAAGELKTKPTQHSVKTLMESGIKADILVCRTEHELSSDLKQKLALFCNVKREAVIQSIDASTIYDVPNLMLEEGLDIVALKKLDLPKKNTPDLKQWNEFLFRLKNPKHTVNIGLVGKYVELQDSYKSILEAFIHSGSTNETKVNVISIHSEYIDRENVAEKLKGLDGIVVAPGFGERGIEGKIETVRYAREHNMPFLGICLGMQMAVIEYSRNVLGLKDANSTEMNASTNNPVINIMEAQKSITDKGGTMRLGAWKCNLEEGSLAKEIYGAAEIQERHRHRYEFNSEYREALEKAGLKASGINPDTGLVEVIELPNHPFFIGVQYHPEYKSTVANPHPLFVHFIKAAVAGKK, encoded by the coding sequence ATGAATCAAACAAAGTATATTTTTGTTACAGGAGGTGTGACTTCTTCACTTGGTAAGGGTATTATTGCTGCCTCTTTAGCAAAACTACTGCAAGCAAGAGGATACAGAACTACAATACAAAAATTTGACCCGTATATTAATGTAGATCCAGGTACACTTAACCCATATGAACATGGAGAATGTTATGTAACAGATGATGGTGCTGAGACAGATCTTGACTTAGGGCATTATGAGCGTTTTTTAAATGTACCTACTTCGCAAGCAAATAACGTTACTACTGGTAGGGTATATCTTTCGGTGATTGAAAAAGAGAGAAGAGGAGAGTTTCTTGGTAAAACGGTACAAGTAGTACCGCATATTACTAACGAGATTAAAGACCGTATGCAACAATTGGGGCATAGTGGCGATTATGATATTGTAATAACAGAGATAGGTGGTACAGTAGGCGATATTGAATCGCTACCTTATATAGAGTCGGTTAGACAATTAGTTTGGGAACTTGGCGAAAACAATGGTATTGTTATTCATTTAACGCTTGTACCTTTCCTTGCTGCTGCAGGAGAACTAAAAACAAAGCCAACACAACACTCGGTAAAAACATTAATGGAAAGCGGTATAAAAGCCGATATCCTTGTTTGTCGTACAGAGCATGAACTTTCTAGCGACTTGAAGCAAAAACTAGCTTTATTTTGTAACGTAAAACGCGAAGCGGTAATACAGTCTATAGATGCTTCTACAATATATGATGTGCCTAACCTTATGCTAGAAGAAGGGTTAGATATAGTAGCGCTTAAAAAACTAGATTTACCAAAAAAGAACACACCCGATTTAAAACAATGGAATGAGTTCTTGTTTAGACTTAAAAACCCTAAACATACAGTAAATATAGGTCTTGTAGGTAAATATGTAGAATTACAAGATTCGTACAAGTCAATATTAGAAGCCTTTATACATTCGGGCTCCACTAACGAAACAAAAGTTAATGTTATCAGTATTCATTCAGAGTATATTGATAGAGAAAATGTAGCCGAAAAGCTAAAAGGGCTTGATGGTATAGTAGTCGCTCCTGGTTTTGGAGAGCGTGGTATAGAAGGTAAAATAGAAACTGTACGCTATGCAAGAGAGCACAATATGCCATTTTTAGGTATATGTCTTGGTATGCAAATGGCAGTTATAGAGTATTCTAGAAATGTATTAGGATTAAAAGATGCTAACTCTACAGAGATGAATGCGAGTACTAATAACCCTGTTATTAATATAATGGAAGCGCAAAAAAGCATAACCGATAAAGGCGGAACAATGCGTCTTGGCGCATGGAAATGTAACCTTGAAGAAGGTTCGCTTGCTAAAGAAATATATGGTGCTGCCGAAATACAAGAAAGACACCGCCATCGTTATGAGTTTAATAGCGAGTATAGAGAGGCTTTAGAGAAAGCAGGTTTAAAAGCATCAGGTATTAACCCAGATACAGGATTGGTAGAGGTAATAGAGTTACCAAACCATCCATTTTTTATAGGGGTACAATATCACCCAGAATATAAAAGTACAGTAGCCAACCCACATCCGTTATTTGTACACTTTATAAAAGCTGCTGTAGCAGGGAAAAAATAA
- a CDS encoding LysM peptidoglycan-binding domain-containing protein, whose protein sequence is MKKNLVALLAFGLMFSNGAFAQESHTVVSEKQETEEVINHRVTLGETVALIARRYVIRPSDIYELNPDAVEGIAPGVFLRIPIGRSMSTKGSKKTKQSVKSKRAVVQQSQPMVLPVEKDTLVVVDEVIDDEIAQIGVEETLVEVAPVVVPYKPVALPENGVFEVKHQVVSGETLTSLGRRYNTTITAIMNANEAKLRNGLKIGQELTIPAGPTPETLDGVIVHEVKSGETLIGLSRQYNTTIEEITEYNKRKLRHGLQAGQKLSIMPGQHD, encoded by the coding sequence ATGAAAAAGAATCTGGTTGCATTATTGGCCTTTGGTTTAATGTTCAGTAATGGTGCTTTTGCACAAGAATCGCATACAGTTGTATCTGAAAAGCAAGAAACAGAAGAAGTGATTAATCACAGAGTTACCTTAGGTGAAACTGTAGCATTGATTGCTAGAAGGTATGTTATACGCCCATCTGATATATATGAATTAAATCCTGATGCGGTTGAAGGTATAGCGCCTGGAGTTTTTTTGAGAATTCCTATAGGTAGAAGTATGTCTACCAAAGGTTCAAAAAAGACTAAACAATCTGTAAAAAGTAAAAGGGCAGTTGTACAACAGTCACAACCTATGGTTTTACCAGTAGAAAAGGATACTTTAGTTGTAGTTGATGAGGTCATAGATGATGAGATAGCACAAATAGGTGTTGAAGAAACTTTAGTTGAAGTTGCGCCTGTAGTTGTGCCCTATAAGCCTGTTGCATTGCCTGAAAATGGAGTGTTTGAAGTTAAGCACCAAGTAGTTTCTGGCGAAACATTAACAAGTCTTGGTAGGCGTTATAATACAACTATAACTGCAATAATGAATGCTAATGAAGCAAAGCTACGAAATGGATTAAAAATAGGGCAAGAGCTTACTATACCTGCAGGACCAACACCAGAAACGCTAGATGGAGTTATAGTTCATGAAGTAAAATCGGGCGAAACATTAATAGGGCTTTCTAGGCAGTATAACACGACTATAGAGGAGATTACCGAGTATAATAAGCGAAAACTAAGACATGGTCTTCAGGCAGGGCAAAAACTTAGTATTATGCCAGGACAACATGATTAG
- a CDS encoding DUF4919 domain-containing protein, translating to MKKYTIALLLFTFCTCIYAQTQEFFPPDYSKIEKNVKDKKSTLYFDTLFNRYTQADSTMTLEEKRHLYYGYSFQDEYSPYGRAEEENKLRELLQKENADKKDLEKIIEYTDAILKQYPFSIRMKEYRIYSFRELGKIAEVEKENIQAEIIIDAILSSGDGTKKETCFYVINTSNEYELLNLLGFDFGGKQSLIDGGYDYLTLAKNSYQLEGFYFDVSRCLESLKF from the coding sequence ATGAAAAAATATACTATAGCACTACTACTCTTTACTTTTTGTACTTGTATCTATGCACAAACGCAAGAGTTTTTCCCTCCAGATTACAGCAAAATCGAGAAGAATGTAAAAGACAAAAAATCTACACTATACTTCGATACTCTTTTTAACCGTTACACTCAAGCTGATAGCACCATGACGCTTGAAGAAAAAAGACATTTATATTATGGCTATTCTTTTCAGGATGAATACTCCCCCTATGGTAGAGCTGAAGAAGAGAATAAACTGCGTGAACTGTTACAAAAAGAAAATGCCGATAAAAAAGACCTCGAAAAAATTATTGAATATACCGACGCTATTTTAAAACAATATCCTTTTAGTATACGAATGAAAGAATATCGTATTTACTCTTTTCGTGAGCTAGGAAAAATAGCCGAAGTAGAGAAAGAAAACATACAAGCCGAAATTATTATAGATGCTATACTAAGTAGTGGGGATGGTACTAAAAAAGAAACTTGTTTTTATGTTATTAACACATCAAATGAATATGAATTATTGAATTTACTTGGTTTTGATTTTGGCGGAAAGCAATCACTTATAGATGGTGGCTATGACTACCTAACACTAGCCAAAAATTCATACCAGTTAGAAGGTTTTTACTTTGACGTTTCGCGATGCTTAGAGTCGTTAAAATTTTAA